AAAGCGAACGGAGTCCACTGACCACCGCCTTGAGAATGTCGTTGTCGGGCAGGTAGGGGGTGGCCGGAGGCTGGTGCACCGTCACCAGTCCCCGGTCCACGAGATCACCGAGCAGCACGCGGACCACACCGACCGCGAGGTCGAGGGCGGCCGCCAGCTCTGCCACCGGCACCGGCCGGCCGGCGAGCGCCACCAGTCGCCGATGCTCGGGCTGCAGCTCCGGGTACGCGACCGGGTCGGCGTCCCGCTCGGCCAGCACGTACGCGACCAGGTCGAAGCCGTCGACGGCGGACCGGACCCGCCCGCCGGTCAGGGCATAGGGGCGCACCACCGGACCGGCGTCGGCGTCCAGCCACTCGTGCGGCGCGCCCGCCTCAGCCCGCATCGTCGGCGCCCGACGCAGACCGAGCCGGGGCGCTCATGTTCCCGCCGACCCGGGTGACCAGCATCGCCATCTCGTAGGCCACCAGCCCGATGTCGGCGTCGGCGTCGCTGACCACCGCGAGGCAGGCACCCTGCCCGGCGGCGGTCACGAAGAGGTACGCCGACTCCATCTCGACGACCGTCTGCCGGACCGGACCACCCGCGACGTGCCGGCTCGCGCCCCGGGCCAGGCTGGAGAAGCCCGAGGCCAGCGCGCAGAGGTGCTCCGCGTCGGCCCGCTGCTGGCCGGCGGACGCGCCGAGCAACAGCCCGTCCGCGGAGAGGACCACCGCCTGCCGCGCGGACGTTACCCGCTCCACCAACTCGTCGAGCAACCAGTCGAGATCGGCACTCTGCCTCGTCGGATGCAGCATCACGCGTCCCTCTCAGTCGGGGCCAAGCGGTCGCGGTCCACCGTCGGGTCGCCCGCCCCGGCAGGCGAATCCAGTATGGCAAGCGAATCCGGCATGGCAGGTGAATCCGGCATAGCCGGCAAATCCGGCGCGGCGGGCGCCGTCCCGTCGCCGTCCCGGGGCAGGGCGCCGCCGGCGGCGTGGCGACCGCGGGTGGTGCCGGCCTGCAACGCCGCCAGGACACGGCGGGCCTCCTCGGGGGTCCGTGGGCTCGGGTCGGCCATCGGCGGCCACCAGGTCTCGCCCCCGACGGCGGACCGGCGAAGCGTCGGATGATCCACGACCGACGGGTCGGGTCTCCGGGCCTCAGCCGCCGTCTCGTCCGGATCCGGCACACCCCCGGCGGCGGTCCGCTCCGTTTCGCCTCGCGCGACACCGCCGGCCGGCGTGCCCGCCCGCTCGCTCCGCTCGGGCCCCGGTCGCGCGCCGGGTCCGTCCGCACCCGCGATGGCCCGTTGCGGCGGCCGCGCCGCCGCCGCGTCGACCGACGACGGCTGGCCAACCGACCGGCCCCGGACAACGGGACCGGGTCGGGCGGTCGAGCCGCGGCGGCGGATCCGGCGGGGCAGCCCGTCGATCTCGCCGGCCGCCTCCGCCGGGGCGGGGCCACCGGACGGGGTCGCGTCCGCGGCGGTGCAAGCCAGGTCGACCGCGCCCGGTGCCGGCGCACCCGGCGCAGGCCCCTCGGCCAGCCGCGGGTGGCGGGTCCGGGGCAGCGCCTCCCGACGACCCGCGCGTGCGATCAGCCGCCCGTCCAGGCCAGGGTCGGCGGAGGCGCCCACCGGCGGCACCGTCGGCTCCGCGGTGACCAGGTCGGTCGGGATGAGGCCCACGGCGGTCAGCCCACCACCGTCCGACGGGCAGAGCCGGACCCGCACCCGCTGCCGGGCGGCCAACCGGGCCACCACGAACAGGCCGAGCCGGGCCGTCCGGGTCGGGTCGAACTCGGGCGAGGACGCCAGCCGCCGGTTTGCGTCCTCCAGCGCCTCGGGCGACATGCCGAGCCCATGATCGATGATTTCCAGGGCGTACCCGTTGGCCACC
The sequence above is a segment of the Micromonospora sp. WMMA1363 genome. Coding sequences within it:
- a CDS encoding roadblock/LC7 domain-containing protein, with amino-acid sequence MMLHPTRQSADLDWLLDELVERVTSARQAVVLSADGLLLGASAGQQRADAEHLCALASGFSSLARGASRHVAGGPVRQTVVEMESAYLFVTAAGQGACLAVVSDADADIGLVAYEMAMLVTRVGGNMSAPARSASGADDAG
- a CDS encoding DUF742 domain-containing protein codes for the protein MRAEAGAPHEWLDADAGPVVRPYALTGGRVRSAVDGFDLVAYVLAERDADPVAYPELQPEHRRLVALAGRPVPVAELAAALDLAVGVVRVLLGDLVDRGLVTVHQPPATPYLPDNDILKAVVSGLRSL